CGGGCTCGCCCCACAGCAGGGTGACCTTCGTTCCCGGCTCGGCATGGTCGGCGTCGAGCATGGCCAAAGTGAGCATCCGCCCCTCGTTCGAACTGTAGCCGATCCAGGTCGACAGTCCGACCAGTTTGTCGTCGACCAACACCTGATCGAACGGGTGCATCGAATAAACCGCCGAGGGGAACTCCATATATTTGGCGCGGTCGCCCTTCTGCAGCGCGGAGCTCATCACGCGCATCACGTCTTCGTTGTCGAGCGCGAGCGTGACCTTCTTGCGGTGTGGCTGGTCGGCCATCTTTTCGAGCGCTTCGCGGCCGATGAAGTCGTGGTCGAACTTGACGAACGGCCCGTAGCCGAGGTCCCACGGGGTCAGATAATAGCCATCGACACTTTCCGGCACGTAGCTGCCGCCGATCGAGGCATTGGCTTCGTAGGATTTGGCCCCCAGCCATTCGCGATACGGCCGCAGCGCTTCGCCGGTGTAGATGGCGGGGAGCGGGGAGGGGATCCACCCGGATTCGAGCGTATTCGACGAATAGCAGCGGCCGCCTACCAGGGTCAGGCCGAAGTCCTTGCCCGCGGCGATCAGCGCCTGGCGTACGGTTTCGCCCTCGGCCCATGGCCCGAACAGTTCGTAGCCCGGCTGCCCGGCCATGCCGTGGCGCAGCGCGCGGACCTTGCAGCCAGCGATGTCGATCGTCGTCATGTGGAAGAATTTGAGATCGGGCGGGGTCTGCCCCATCGCCTTTTCGAGCGTCTGCATGGCGGTCGGCCCCTGCAGCTGGAAGCGATAGGATTTGCGATTCTCCGGATCGGGCCGGACCGCGGTGCGCTCGTCGCGCTCGGCCGTGACGTCCCACTTGCCGGTCTGCGCGTGATATTCGACCCACTCGATCACCGGCGCGCGGCCGACCAGGTTGAAGCGGTTCTCCTCCAGGTAGAAGAGGATGACGTCGCCGATGACATAGCCGTCGGGCGTGACCGGCACGAACTGCTTGGCGCGGTCGGGGACGAAGCCCTTGAAACTATTGATGCCAAGGTGGTTCAGCATGGCGAAGGCGTCGGGCCCGCTAACCTCCAGGTCGACCATGTGATAGGATTGATTGAACAGCACGCAGGTCTTGGCCCAGCCCTGCTGTTCGTTGCGCCAGTTGGAATATTCCGCAGGCACGCCCGGATAGGCATTGGGGCCACTCTGCTGGTTGCGCAGCAGCTCAACGATGTCGCCGCTTTGATCCAGCAGCGTTTGCAGGTTCGATTCAGACACTAGGACACTCCCTGGGCATGGGTGGGCCACGTCAGCCAATCGGCGATGGTGGCATTGAGAAGTTCGGGTGCTTCGGCCGGAAGCATGTGCCCGGCATGGTCGATGACGTGGAGGCGGGCATCGGGCAGCGCCGCGGCGATCGCCTCGTGCTGCGCGGGCGGGCTCCAGCGATCCTCGCTGCCGACCGCGACCAGCGCCGGGCAGCGGATTTGCGGCAGGACCGGCTCGACCAGCGGCCGGCTCAGCAAGGCATCGACCTGCGCGGCGAAGACCTCGACCCCGACCTCGCGGCACATCGTCCGCAGCGGGGTTATAAGCGCTGCGTCGTCGACCCGGTCGGGCGCGACCATCGGGGGCAGCCACTGGTCGACAAGCGCGTCGACGCCCTGCGTTCTTCCCAGCTCGCACAGGTGGTGCCGGGCATCGGCCTCACCCGGACGCACCGGATGAATACCGGTGCTGAAGAAGGCGATCCGTTCAACCCGTTCGGGTGCCAGCCGGAAGGCCTCGGCCGCGACGCGTGCGCCCATTGAATGACCGACCAGCGACAGCGGACCGGACACGGTGTCGAGCGCGCGCCGCGCCATGTCGGTGATCGTCCGCGACAGGCCATAGCCATTCACCGCGACCGACCCGGGAAATCGGCGCAGCTGCTCGGCGAAGATACGGGCGTCGCACATCAATCCGGGAAGGAAGAGCAGTCTTGCTGCCGGCACCTCCCCCGCATTGTTTGCCACCCGCCCTTTCATCCTTCCGAAGTTTTCGAGTACATGAACATTTCACGACGAATGTTCCGGTTTGGCAAGCGGAAAAGAAGGCGTGGACAGGCGGCGCATTTTCCGGTGGCTTCGCGATCCGGGAACGCCTTCCGGCGCGCCGGGGTGTTTTGAGCAA
Above is a window of Sphingomonas glaciei DNA encoding:
- the desA gene encoding syringate O-demethylase is translated as MSESNLQTLLDQSGDIVELLRNQQSGPNAYPGVPAEYSNWRNEQQGWAKTCVLFNQSYHMVDLEVSGPDAFAMLNHLGINSFKGFVPDRAKQFVPVTPDGYVIGDVILFYLEENRFNLVGRAPVIEWVEYHAQTGKWDVTAERDERTAVRPDPENRKSYRFQLQGPTAMQTLEKAMGQTPPDLKFFHMTTIDIAGCKVRALRHGMAGQPGYELFGPWAEGETVRQALIAAGKDFGLTLVGGRCYSSNTLESGWIPSPLPAIYTGEALRPYREWLGAKSYEANASIGGSYVPESVDGYYLTPWDLGYGPFVKFDHDFIGREALEKMADQPHRKKVTLALDNEDVMRVMSSALQKGDRAKYMEFPSAVYSMHPFDQVLVDDKLVGLSTWIGYSSNEGRMLTLAMLDADHAEPGTKVTLLWGEPDGGTRKPTVERHVQTEIRATVASVPYSEVARDSYADSWRTRQPA
- a CDS encoding alpha/beta fold hydrolase; the encoded protein is MANNAGEVPAARLLFLPGLMCDARIFAEQLRRFPGSVAVNGYGLSRTITDMARRALDTVSGPLSLVGHSMGARVAAEAFRLAPERVERIAFFSTGIHPVRPGEADARHHLCELGRTQGVDALVDQWLPPMVAPDRVDDAALITPLRTMCREVGVEVFAAQVDALLSRPLVEPVLPQIRCPALVAVGSEDRWSPPAQHEAIAAALPDARLHVIDHAGHMLPAEAPELLNATIADWLTWPTHAQGVS